A genomic segment from Lycium ferocissimum isolate CSIRO_LF1 unplaced genomic scaffold, AGI_CSIRO_Lferr_CH_V1 ctg11101, whole genome shotgun sequence encodes:
- the LOC132041689 gene encoding uncharacterized protein LOC132041689: protein MAKIGLSKFCKQEDDHELKDVRCKHGFLLPLLTSWTPRNPGRRYWSCPYYGGARSCDFYLWKDADIDPRSKFVIPKLVGRIGELEASLEAFGKDDYKPSPLTNSVESKIDMNNIEIQLENFGEDIKKMKEKEKKWKSKLAKSKKREKVLLISLLCICIVIVSFLFQNLFFRGVSMKLP from the exons ATGGCTAAAATAGGCTTAAGTAAGTTTTGTAAGCAAGAGGATGATCATGAGTTGAAGGATGTGCGATGCAAACATGGATTTCTTTTGCCATTGTTGACTTCTTGGACCCCAAGGAACCCTGGTAGAAGATATTGGAGTTGTCCATATTATGGT GGTGCTAGATCATGtgatttttatctttggaaGGATGCTGACATTGATCCAAGATCCAAATTTGTTATTCCTAAATTGGTGGGAAGAATTGGTGAACTTGAAGCATCATTGGAGGCTTTTGGAAAAGATGATTACAAGCCTTCTCCGTTAACAAACTCCGTGGAAAGCAAAATTGATATGAACAACATAGAAATTCAActagaaaattttggagaagacattaagaagatgaaggaaaaagagaagaagtggAAGAGCAAGTTGGCTAAGTCCAAGAAAAGGGAGAAAGTTCTTTTGATTTCCTTATTGTGTATTTGTATTGTAATAGTAAGTTTTCTATTTCAAAACTTGTTTTTTAGAGGTGTTTCAATGAAGTTGCCCTAA